One genomic segment of Misgurnus anguillicaudatus chromosome 25, ASM2758022v2, whole genome shotgun sequence includes these proteins:
- the dcun1d3 gene encoding DCN1-like protein 3, with amino-acid sequence MGQCVTKCKNPTSSLGSKSGEKDAGKSHGKKGGGAGSVHKEEVCGKSSLNVIYNGTKESEVTVEGPVAPLTSVGDVRRESPTQDGEGLSIARIEEMFLGYKDEHEDAILEEGMERFCNDLCVDPAEFKVLVLAWKFQAATMCKFTRREFVDGCKAIHADSIPGICSRFSVLLEESRGEESFKDLYRFTFQFGLDAEQGQRSLQRSIAIALWRLVFTLDTPPVLERWLDFLSENPCGVRGISRDTWNMFLNFTQSIGQDLSNYSEDEAWPSLFDSFVEWETERRRRERPNGDAGEGDVTETDCVTASMWAGP; translated from the exons ATGGGTCAGTGCGTAACTAAATGTAAAAACCCCACGTCCTCTTTAGGCAGCAAAAGTGGTGAAAAGGATGCTGGGAAATCTCATGGAAAGAAGGGCGGAGGTGCGGGCAGCGTGCACAAGGAGGAGGTCTGCGGCAAGTCCTCACTCAACGTCATATACAACGGCACCAAAGAGTCAGAGGTCACCGTGGAAGGTCCCGTGGCCCCGCTCACATCAGTGGGGGACGTGCGTCGAGAGTCACCCACGCAGGACGGCGAAGGCTTGTCCATCGCTCGAATCGAGGAGATGTTTCTGGGTTATAAAGATGAACATGAAGATGCCATCTTGGAGGAGGGAATGGAACGGTTCTGCAATGATCTGTGCGTCGACCCGGCTGAGTTCAAAGTTCTGGTGTTGGCGTGGAAGTTCCAGGCTGCTACCATGTGCAAGTTTACAAG GAGGGAGTTTGTGGACGGCTGTAAGGCGATTCATGCCGACAGTATACCGGGGATCTGCTCGCGTTTCTCCGTGCTGCTAGAGGAGTCTCGTGGAGAGGAGAGCTTCAAGGATCTTTACCGTTTCACCTTCCAGTTCGGTCTGGACGCCGAGCAGGGTCAGCGCTCGCTGCAGCGGTCCATCGCCATCGCGCTGTGGCGGCTCGTATTCACGCTGGACACGCCCCCGGTGCTGGAGCGCTGGCTGGACTTCCTGTCGGAGAACCCGTGCGGCGTGCGCGGCATCTCTCGCGACACCTGGAACATGTTTCTGAACTTCACGCAGAGCATCGGGCAGGACCTCAGCAACTACAGCGAGGACGAAGCGTGGCCCAGCCTGTTTGACTCGTTCGTGGAGTGGGAAACGGAGAGACGCAGGCGAGAACGACCGAACGGAGACGCGGGAGAGGGCGACGTCACGGAGACGGACTGTGTGACCGCGTCGATGTGGGCAGGACCTTGA